The sequence atcatttttattcaatGAACCTCAAACTGCAGATTGTTCTGACAGCTCTGATCTATTTTTAGACATTAAAAGCATTTTCGTGTGACTGTGAGTGATATCATCCATCCCAAAGGATGAAAAAAACATCAATACTCCATCCAATTACTGATTTAAACTGTTTCAATTTACAATccaaataaaacatgtaaaatagTCAGATTGAGATTTCCGGTTGCAGAAATGAGGGGATGAGCTGAAATATCTGTGCAGTTAACAGTAGAGAAGACATCACGAGCGCAGCGCAGCATCAGGGCAGCGTGCCATGTTGGTTCTCTGCTGGACTGGTGGCGGACGCTTCGGGCCTCTTTGGCATCATCTaagcatttaaatgttatttttgcaaATGTCCTCCACATCAGCTACGCAAACAAACTATGGcagctgatgtgtgtttgtttaaagtgCTTGTAGATgcagtccagtctggacagaatgATGTGATGTCAGCGTGTGTCTGCACTACTGGTCATGTTTGAGATTAAGCAGCCTTTCTAATGAATTTAAAGGGGAAAAACGCATCTCTCTCAGTCATATTTCTGTGAGTAAAGTGATGGAGGGGAATTTTCGACAGGCCTGCAGGTTTCAGTTTGTCATTTATGATGAGACAGGTGCATAGAGAGGAactgtattttgtgtttgtattaatTATTTAACATGCACAGCATGATATCAAAATGACCTTCTTGATACACATTCCAggtcttattttgtgcattAGTGCATGTTATTTCAAAGAAGAAGAAATGAATAATTTGCCGTTTTCAgtatttaattcaaatgtaaTCATTTCTGACATGTAACTCTAGCTGTCAATGCAAAAATCCGATAAAGTAATCATGCTGTGCCctgtgtttgatttttttatgttgaataTTCTGTTTCAGAAATGAGTCACATTATAGTCACAACATTTGTGGCGTAttgttgtgttccacaggaaATAATTGTGACTCATCTTTTAGGTGTTTTGTGTGAAGTATTGCCAGAAGTTATGTGCATGACCCTTTTACTTCTACTTACATTGTAAATGCTTCATGATAACGTAGCGTACATTTTTCTCAAACAGAGAAATGAATCTCTTCATCTTTTAATTCAACATTATATTACAATAGTTGCTTTAGGTAGTTAGTCAGAATGAATGGCTATGTCCAGGAATTGAGTTATCGTCTGGGTATAATAACGCTTGTTATTCAGGATGagatgatgtacagtatatttactcATCAAGTTTGTGATTTGATCAGTGTTGTGATCGGACCTGATGCGCATGAAAATAGCTGATGGTTGACGGGCTCTTTGGGAAAACAGGCTATTATGAGACGTTACAGACAGATTTCTCATACTCTCATTATGGCACACTTTTTGTCTGTTAGTTGTTTGCTCATTTCgaagttgctttgaataaaagcgtctgctgaaCAAATTCAGTGTGCCAAGGCATAGCATAGCATTGCAAAACATGTGAGTCGGGACATATAGGGCCATATTTAGTACACTGTTTTCTAcagaattacattttatatgtgaGAGATCATGCTAGTATTGTGTATGCATGTAATTTATGctgagttaaataaaaaaatcagtgtATTAAGAGGTTGAGCTACACCTTTTGGAATAACGGCTCTCAATTATTGTGCCCTATATTGGCCATAGCTTGTCTACATGTAATCTCTCAAGCAATCTTTCAACTGCGATAAATACAGCATATCTTTGCCCAAATTATGCTTCATCTCTACAGTTCAGAGCCACAATCAGATtgtttaacacaacacatctaTCATTGTCTCTCAGAGCAGATAGAGGTGTTTGTTAACTGAAGTGTTTGTTGGTAAATGTACTGGTGAGTTTGGTTGGATGGTGGCCATCTGTACTCTGAAGAATTGATTCTGCTCTTCATCACAAGTGTCCATCTGttacccaacacacacacagtctcttATTGGCTTGTTAGGGTGAATCTGTTGTGCAGTTGTAGTAGTAATCTACAATCTACACCAGGTTTACCCTTTAATCCCAGAGACCAAGATTAGACTAAGATTCCTGGATAAACCAGCAGTaatgtgcagtgtgtgtgtgcagatctATAGCTGTAGGCCCGGCCATGACCATACACACATCAGTGTTAAAATACTGATGTTACAGTGAAGCAGGAGTCAGTCAGAGGAACGTGCGAATACACAGTCGGTCTGACTCAGTTCAATTGTCTGATTGAAACGATAATTCGATTCCACCCCTCACTCCCGGGCCTGCATACATAATACAGTTTAGCTTTTGATGGTATATTTGCGTCATGGATGAGAGTATCACTGTTGGTACTCGCTGCAGCTATTTATAATAACGACTTAAGGAGAAGGTGCTAACATGGAAGATGTTGTTCACTTTTTGTTGTACTTGCTAAAGCATTGATATTACTATTGcccacatttgtttttttaaaacccCTAATCTAATGTATTTATCTTTAGCTTTTGCGACCATTAGCAACTGCAATTGCGTTTCTGTCATTTTGGTTTTACTGCCAAAAATTGGAGATGGTCCTCACTGCAGAACACGAGATCCAAGAGGCGAGGTTGGATCCAGATCCAACTCCTCCCACTTTATAGTAGCCGCAATTTGGAGAGCAAGTTGCAATCTGTGGTCACTAACACTTGTATTTGTAATTCAAAATGTACAAAGtctacatttgattaataacccataccctaaacctaaaactaataaaatacgttattaaaaatacgttaataaataaagtttgtctTTAGCAGGTTTGTTTTTCCGTCAAAAGAATAACTTTAGTTACGACTCAATGCGGAAATGGTAGAGCAACAACACGGGTATGACGTGTGTGTGGCAAAACGGCTGCAGAAATCTGTCgaccaatcaaactgcagtggGAGGAGACTAGATCCGGTTTCGACCAATCAAAATACAGCGGGAGAAGACTGGATCTGGATCCAACCCTGCCCCCTGGATCTGGCGTTCTGCAGTGAGGAGCTACTGAAAAATTGTGTGAATTACATGAACTGTGTGTGCAAGTGTGTAGCTCAAACTGTTCTTTGAGTTTTGTCAAAAAAATTTCACTTTCAGTGAATCAATCCTCTTTTGGCCAAAGGGATCTTACATATATCCTTTGGTGAATGCAATCCCAAAATGCATTGCGAtattaaatgttattataaaataaagaaaaataacattgcacttctgtctctctctgtagcGTTGGGCGCAGCGTACGGCACAGCTAAAAGCGGTACGGGTATCGCTGCCATGTCAGTGATGCGTCCAGAGCTGATCATGAAGTCCATCATTCCTGTCGTCATGGCGGGAATCATAGCCATTTACGGCCTGGTGGTGGCTGTTCTCATTGCCAACAACATCTCTGACAAGATCACTCTGTACAAGTGAGTGTATCACACAGTTTTGGTTTGTCATATTTATATCAATACAAAATATGGGTGGTATTAGGGTATTGTGTGACTGTAAAAATATGTCTGCTGTTAAATGCCTGTTACATAACTTGTTTTATCATAAATTAAGACAGAATAGAGATGCTGAATCCTAATCCATATCCCCTTTAAAAGACTTAATTAAGAAGCAATACGGAATAAGACAACATTTTTGATGTATtgtgttaataataatacatttttcccTTTCAAGTAGCCTAAATGTAGTGTTTTCAGGTTACCAATAAATGTAGAAACTGAATTCAGAATGAAATGTCAGTAAATATCTTGGTAATAATCTTTCTTTTGTGTCGCAGGAGTTTCTTGCATCTGGGCGCAGGGCTCAGCGTGGGTCTGAGTGGATTGGCAGCCGGTTTTGCCATCGGCATCGTGGGAGACGCAGGCGTGCGTGGCACCGCCCAGCAGCCACGCCTCTTCGTCGGCATGATCCTCATTCTGATCTTCGCTGAAGTCCTGGGTCTGTACGGCCTCATTGTAGCTCTGATTCTCTCTACCAAATAAACTGGCAGTCGGCATGCGGCGATGCCCCACCAGACGATGGGGGACTTGgaacacagaacaaaaaaatgcgGGAAGGGGGAACATTTTCGAAACCttaaactaaaaatgaatattaGAAGATTTGATGAAATGAAAGGTGGGGAATAATCCTACACGTTATAACGTTCGGTTTTATCTTTGCAACGTGTACAGTCGTCCCAGTTTGATAGTTTTGATTTCTTGTAAATGCGGTATATAGTGATTTCGTCCTGTGTCtgtgaagaaaaaaatagaataataatGGAAGTAATAGTTCTGTTTGTTTCCCGCCCCCACTTACCTATCAGTCTGTTAGCCAATCACGCGTTCTCTTTCACTCCCTTTACGTTAGACTGGTAAACGAATGAATGCTCGTGGTTCCTGTCTTTTCGTGTTTTGGGAGttttatacatttgatttcTGCATTGATGTCAAAGATGTGTTTGTgaagtggaaaaaaaacagctgATGAATCTGTATGTGGAATGGAATCGTTTTTGTTACCATCCATTTTAGTTTTCCCCTGGttttatttatgaagatattgtTCATAACAATGTACTTGGAGCTCCTCAGATCTTCTgaatgatatatatatacatatataaatatataaacagatGTATAAGAATAGACCGGCACTGACTGGGATTCCTGTGCTGTGGTTTCTGGTGAGTGTTGTATTGGGGAGCGTTTCAGCTTGATGTGTGTATTTATGGTTGTTTCTTGTGTATAtctgatgtttggttgtattAAAGATGTGTGTGCGCCCTTTCTGAGGGTCTCACAAATGTAATTTCCACATGCCTGCGTTCCCTCTGGTTATTCATGATTCAGTTCACGTGAAAGCGTGTGAGTATGTGCAGCTGTGTTTGTCTGTCCTGTCACTCAACAGCAACTGAATTAcacattaaacatacagtagtttATTTAGGACAGAAGAATAGAATGTAGTTTCTAATTCAGATAAAATGGACAGTTTTAGTTTAGGATGCTACATAGTTGATATAACATTACAgctctgttactgtatgtcgTATAGAACAGCTGTGACATGAAACACCTGTTATTATTGTGCTGACCTATTGACCTATTTTCTTCACCcggaaataaaaatgtcatttattaatcctcatatcattctaaacctgtatgagtttgtttcttgtgcagaacacagaagaaaatatttgaagaatgttgacaacacgtaaccccattgacttccattgtatgaacatttctcaaaatatcttttctgACGAAAGAGTAACAGGTTTTTAACCACAGGGTAAacggtgaactgttcctttaatatttttttgtagtaaTGATTTTGCAAAAGCCTAAAACCACAACTACGTTCAAATATAGCATGACCTTGAATGCATTATCATCTCTGTGAATCCGTCAGCATGAACAACAAGGTCATCCAGAAGGTAAatacttcatttttatttgaaagttgCACAAATATAACGCATTGTattattaatacaaataattttttcACAATCGCAAAACTGACAGATACATAATTTTACAGCTTAGAAATGTCCAGACACTAAGCAGACGTCTGTTCTGCTGTGTAACTTTTCATTcgcaaatgaaaaacaaaaatatgctgTTGTTTATTAACAGAACCAAACACTGAACAGAACACTGTAACACATCAGACATGATGGACTCGACTGAACGTGTCACGTGTTGTGTTTACAGTGTTGTCTCAGGACTCCAGGCTGCTCAGGAGAGTCTTTGCTATATCACTGATGGCCGTGTATGTGCTGCTTTGTGGGAAAGCCTGCAGGAAGTCTCGGCCCTCTTCTAAACTTGCTGTCAATAACGGGTCCAGCGGTACTGagcctacacaaacacacactttcagCATCTTCATTCAGTCATGACAAAACCAAACTGTAGATACTCCACCCTGTGCTCATGAACTCATATATCTATCtttatatacaggtgctggtcatataattagaatatcatcaaaaagttgatttatttcactaattccattcaaaaagggaaacttgtatattatattcattcattacacaaaaaaaaatatataaaaaatatatatatattaaaataaagattataactgacaactaatgaaaatcccaaattcagtatctcagaaaattagaatattaagaccaatacaaagaaaggatttttagaaatcttggccaactgaaaagtatgaacatgaaaagtatgagcatgtacagcactcaatacttagttggggctccttttgcctgaattactgcagcaatgcggcgtggcatggagtggatcagtctgtggcactgctcaggtgttatgagagcccaggttgctctgatagtggccttcagctcttctgcattgttgggtctggcatatcgcatcttcctcttcacaataccccatagattttctatggggttaaggtcaggcgagtttgctggccaattaagaacagggataccatggtccttaaaccaggtactggtagctttggcactgtgtgcaggtgccaagtcctgttggaaaatgaaatctgcatctccataaagttggtcagcagcaggaagcatgaagtgctctaaaacttcctggtatacggctgcgttgaccttggacctcagaaaacacagtggaccaacaccagcagatgacatggcaccccaaaccatcactgactgtggaaactttacactggacctcaagcaacgtggattctgtgcctctcctctcttcctccagactctgggaccctgatttccaaaggaaatgcaaaatttactttcatcagagaacataactttggaccactcagcagcagtccagtcctttttgtctttagcccaggcgagacgcttctgatgcttcctgctgctgaccaactttatggagatgcagatttcattttccaacaggacttggcacctgcacacagtgccaaagctaccagtacctggtttaaggaccatggtatccctgttcttaattggccagcaaactcgcctgaccttaaccccatagaaaatctatggggtattgtgaagtggaagatgcgatatgccagacccaacaatgcagaagagctgaaggccactatcagagcaacctgggctctcataacacctgagcagtgccacagactgatcgactccatgccacgccgcattgctgcagtaattcaggcaaaaggagccccaactaagtattgagtgctgtacatgctcatacttttcatcttcatacttttcagttggccaagatttctaaaaatcatttctttgtattggtcttaagtaatattctaattttctgagatactgaatttgggattttcattagttgtcagttataatcatcaaattaaaagaaataaacatttgaaatatatcagtctgtgtgtaatgaatgaatataatatacaagtttccctttttgatgatattctaattatatgaccagcacctgtatacagTCTATGAGACTCATAAGCAGGTGGGTTTCTGCAGATGATGTGCACTAGTGATGTCACCTAGTGGTGAACACTGGAATAACACAAGTTAAAGTGTTAACCAAACCACATTTTACCTACCTAGAAACACAGATCCTGTGAGTTTGGCCAGTTCCTCACCTCCACCTTTGGAAAAGATATTACTGCACTCCTAAAGTCACACAAACATATAAGTGTGATGTTAAAATCAACATTAGAGTATTAAAGCAGTATGTGGGTATTAAACTCACAGAGCAGTGTGGACACACAAAGCCGCTCATGTTCTCCACGATGCCAAGAATCTTCACATCTGTCTTCTTACAGAAGGTGATCTCACGCCTCACGTCACCTGTAGACACTGCCTGACACAACATTTCTGTTCACGTGACGTGTGTTTTTTGTCGTTCAGCACATAAGAGGTTTGAGGTACAGGTACAGCAGAGACGGTGTGTGTTTACCTGTGGTGTAGTGACCAGCACGGCTCCGTCCACTTTGTGTTTGCGCAGGTTCTCAAGCACAGCCAAGTGTTCGTCTGATGTTCCCGGAGGTGTGTCCACTAACAGCACGTCTAATTCACCCCACGCCACATCACTCACAAACTGCCCAATCAGAGCTGACAAAAAATGAGAAATACTTTGTTACAGATGACTTGAGGCACATCTTCCTACAGGTGAGaggttacattacattacatgtacgcatttggcagacacttttatccaaagcgacttacatcgcATTAcatagggctgaaacgattcctcgagtaactcgaatacaaataatcatcgaggcaatttttgcctcgtttaatccatttaactacagtacacacgcagcactgcgtttccccacggaccgttattactgacgcacagcccgctaaactctgttcatgttacaggctctcaagtctcacgcattcacacgcattttagtctgttcacacgtatttctcatgctgataaataagtgatagcttattgaaatggtgaacagCTATTTTACTAAGTTTTAGTCTAtcttgcgagtgaaacttgttttccggctgcgttgagtccataaaactagattcggactaacgttagtgg comes from Triplophysa rosa linkage group LG23, Trosa_1v2, whole genome shotgun sequence and encodes:
- the atp6v0cb gene encoding ATPase H+ transporting V0 subunit cb, which encodes MSSGNPEYSSFFAVMGASAAMVFSALGAAYGTAKSGTGIAAMSVMRPELIMKSIIPVVMAGIIAIYGLVVAVLIANNISDKITLYKSFLHLGAGLSVGLSGLAAGFAIGIVGDAGVRGTAQQPRLFVGMILILIFAEVLGLYGLIVALILSTK
- the nubp2 gene encoding cytosolic Fe-S cluster assembly factor nubp2 produces the protein MTNMDSSEPGSLDQVKHVVLVLSGKGGVGKSTITTELALALRHSGHKVGILDVDLCGPSIPRMLSVGKPEVHQCDAGWVPVYADPQQQLALMSIGFLMEDPDEAVVWRGPKKTALIGQFVSDVAWGELDVLLVDTPPGTSDEHLAVLENLRKHKVDGAVLVTTPQAVSTGDVRREITFCKKTDVKILGIVENMSGFVCPHCSECSNIFSKGGGEELAKLTGSVFLGSVPLDPLLTASLEEGRDFLQAFPQSSTYTAISDIAKTLLSSLES